A window of Rhinolophus ferrumequinum isolate MPI-CBG mRhiFer1 chromosome X, mRhiFer1_v1.p, whole genome shotgun sequence contains these coding sequences:
- the LOC117021038 gene encoding protein BEX1 has translation MASKEEHAVKNLNMENANQDNEKQDEKEQNANKGEPLALSLEAGEYCVPRGNRRRFRVRQPILQYRWDVIQRLGDPQARMGEDNMERVGEEMRQLRQKLREKQLSHSLRAVSTDPPRHGHHDEFCLMP, from the coding sequence ATGGCGTCGAAAGAGGAACACGCAGTAAAAAATCTCAACATGGAAAATGCCAACCAGGACAATGAAAAACAGGATGAAAAGGAGCAAAATGCTAATAAAGGAGAACCCTTGGCCCTCTCTTTGGAAGCTGGTGAATATTGTGTACCTAGAGGAAATCGTAGGCGGTTCCGTGTTAGGCAGCCCATCCTGCAGTATAGATGGGATGTGATTCAAAGGCTTGGAGATCCCCAGGCAAGGATGGGAGAAGATAATATGGAAAGGGTTGGGGAGgagatgagacaactgaggcaAAAGCTGAGGGAAAAGCAACTGAGTCATAGTCTGCGGGCAGTTAGCACTGACCCCCCTCGCCATGGCCATCACGATGAGTTTTGCCTTATGCCTTGA